From the Candidatus Peribacteria bacterium genome, one window contains:
- a CDS encoding 2,3-diphosphoglycerate-dependent phosphoglycerate mutase — MGTLILLRHGQSQWNLENRFTGWSDVPLTEQGTKDAATVGQALAEFTFDCAFTSRLIRAQNTLSIILTQTGQINVPVIEDSALNERHYGDLQGLNKAETAEKYGQDQVTLWRRSYSTRPPNGESVEDCERRTWPFFKQYVFPHILNGETVIIAAHGNSLRPIIKNMDGLTGDEVAVLEIGLCTPYIYKFDGDRMVEKQIREVEGIVTLGASQTQKNVEGGRV; from the coding sequence ATGGGTACACTCATTCTTCTCCGGCACGGCCAATCTCAGTGGAATCTCGAAAACCGCTTCACAGGGTGGTCTGATGTGCCTTTAACCGAACAGGGGACCAAAGACGCCGCAACGGTGGGACAAGCTCTTGCGGAATTTACATTTGATTGTGCATTCACATCCCGCCTCATCCGCGCCCAGAACACGCTCTCGATTATTCTCACGCAGACCGGACAGATCAACGTTCCTGTCATCGAAGATTCCGCCCTCAACGAACGTCACTATGGAGATCTGCAGGGACTCAACAAAGCCGAAACTGCGGAAAAGTATGGACAGGATCAGGTGACACTCTGGCGCCGCAGCTACAGTACGCGTCCGCCAAACGGAGAGAGTGTCGAAGACTGTGAGCGTCGCACGTGGCCGTTTTTCAAGCAGTACGTGTTCCCGCATATCCTCAACGGAGAAACAGTCATCATTGCTGCACACGGAAACAGCCTGCGTCCCATCATCAAAAATATGGATGGACTGACAGGAGACGAGGTTGCTGTTCTGGAGATCGGGCTCTGCACGCCGTACATCTACAAATTCGACGGAGACAGAATGGTGGAAAAGCAGATCCGCGAAGTCGAAGGCATTGTCACCCTCGGCGCGTCCCAGACACAGAAGAACGTCGAAGGGGGACGGGTGTAA
- a CDS encoding WecB/TagA/CpsF family glycosyltransferase: MSRISILGVPIDAITREQAIERLADMLVSERQHHVMTPNSEMLVAAQKHPAFHQVLQRSDLNLPDSQGIVTMGRYIGQYVPERVTGVDTVTALCAVLTEADSVFLLGAAPGIAEKAAEALKAKNPHLRIAGAYAGTPKAHDANSIIARINDVHPHILFVAYGAPKQDLWIAEYLQEMPSVRIAMGVGGTFDFLAGAKKRAPLLLQTMGLEWFWRLVCEPRRLPRILNAVLVFPFLVILRQRSDVVAR, from the coding sequence ATGTCCCGCATTTCCATCCTCGGCGTCCCCATCGATGCTATTACCCGTGAACAGGCTATCGAGCGTCTTGCCGACATGCTTGTGTCGGAGCGGCAGCATCATGTGATGACCCCGAACAGCGAGATGCTCGTTGCAGCACAGAAACATCCTGCCTTTCATCAGGTGTTGCAGCGCAGTGACTTAAATCTGCCGGACAGCCAGGGGATTGTGACCATGGGGCGGTACATCGGGCAGTATGTGCCGGAGCGTGTGACGGGTGTGGATACGGTCACGGCATTGTGCGCAGTGCTCACCGAAGCGGACAGCGTGTTTTTACTTGGAGCTGCGCCAGGCATTGCCGAAAAAGCCGCGGAGGCCCTCAAAGCAAAAAACCCGCATCTGCGGATTGCCGGTGCGTACGCCGGGACGCCGAAAGCGCATGACGCAAACAGCATCATCGCGCGCATTAACGACGTGCACCCCCATATTCTTTTTGTCGCCTACGGTGCACCCAAGCAGGATCTGTGGATTGCAGAGTACTTACAAGAAATGCCATCCGTTCGCATTGCGATGGGAGTGGGCGGAACCTTCGACTTTCTCGCGGGTGCAAAAAAGCGCGCTCCACTTCTGCTCCAGACAATGGGACTCGAATGGTTCTGGAGACTGGTGTGCGAACCGCGTCGTCTTCCCAGAATTCTTAACGCTGTGCTGGTGTTTCCGTTTCTGGTGATTCTGCGTCAGCGGTCTGATGTAGTGGCTCGATAA
- a CDS encoding DsbA family protein has protein sequence MRLIVTFLAATTALVLAGCAAQAEVTESGAEFKTSGSSASSVAPVMTKVTERFQSGGMLHMGSTNAPVSMILFVNHSSPYSQQFHTTLLPRLIEDFISKNTLQIGVVPVSFAKYAQSDASASMLICATLQGKGQEMNDLLFSKVNPATLQKQVTDMGLNSATFADCLKGPTLQSALAAGKALVASYNVTLAPTYVIDETLHVGLPEYADLRGQITAALAD, from the coding sequence ATGCGTCTGATAGTCACATTTCTGGCAGCAACAACGGCACTCGTTTTGGCGGGCTGCGCTGCGCAGGCTGAAGTGACGGAAAGCGGTGCGGAGTTTAAAACATCCGGCAGCAGCGCATCGTCCGTTGCCCCTGTCATGACAAAAGTAACCGAGCGTTTTCAGAGCGGCGGCATGCTGCACATGGGCAGTACTAACGCCCCTGTCTCCATGATTCTTTTTGTGAATCACTCAAGTCCGTATTCGCAGCAATTTCACACGACGCTCCTCCCCCGGTTAATTGAAGACTTCATCTCGAAGAACACGCTCCAGATCGGGGTGGTTCCTGTCAGTTTCGCAAAATATGCACAGAGCGATGCGAGCGCTTCCATGTTGATTTGTGCCACACTGCAGGGCAAAGGACAGGAGATGAATGATCTCCTCTTCTCAAAAGTAAATCCGGCCACACTGCAAAAGCAGGTAACAGACATGGGACTGAACTCCGCCACTTTCGCAGACTGTCTGAAAGGTCCGACACTGCAGTCAGCACTTGCTGCCGGAAAAGCGCTCGTAGCATCGTACAATGTCACACTGGCACCGACGTACGTCATTGATGAAACACTGCATGTCGGACTGCCCGAATATGCGGATCTGCGCGGACAGATTACTGCGGCTCTTGCTGACTGA
- a CDS encoding 2-oxoacid ferredoxin oxidoreductase gives MSIKLDLTGPSISPLEYHSENRCTWCDGCGDYGIWTAVKRALSELGLQPHEVLLCYDVGCHGNGSDKIEGYRFHGLHGRVMPFAAAAKIANMKMPVIAFGGDGASFSEGVGHLVHAIRSNYPIVFVLHNNGNYGLTTGQASSLTPQGKKMNAAPNGIPEQTLPSMDFVFSLEPTFVARGFSGDIPQMTDILKKALAHRGFAFVDFLQACPTYNYFATHQYLLDRCYHLEGHDTSDFVKARQLAVDTSERIATGILYQNEEVPSFYEQLVPRQNKKTMLVDEVQVQDVSGLMQQLI, from the coding sequence ATGTCCATCAAACTCGATCTCACCGGCCCCAGCATTTCTCCGCTTGAGTATCATTCCGAGAACAGGTGTACGTGGTGTGACGGCTGCGGGGACTACGGTATCTGGACTGCGGTGAAGCGTGCACTGTCTGAGCTCGGCCTCCAGCCGCACGAAGTGCTTCTCTGTTACGATGTCGGTTGCCACGGAAACGGTTCAGACAAAATTGAAGGATACCGCTTCCATGGACTGCATGGCCGTGTGATGCCGTTTGCTGCTGCTGCAAAAATCGCAAACATGAAGATGCCGGTCATTGCTTTCGGTGGTGATGGCGCGAGTTTTTCGGAAGGAGTCGGTCACCTGGTCCATGCCATACGCAGTAATTATCCGATCGTGTTTGTGCTTCACAACAACGGGAACTACGGACTTACAACCGGACAGGCGAGCAGTCTGACCCCTCAGGGAAAGAAGATGAACGCGGCCCCGAACGGCATTCCGGAACAGACTCTTCCGAGCATGGATTTTGTGTTCTCGCTTGAGCCCACTTTCGTTGCCCGCGGCTTCTCCGGAGATATTCCGCAGATGACAGATATCCTGAAAAAAGCCCTCGCGCACCGCGGCTTTGCCTTCGTCGATTTCCTGCAGGCATGTCCGACGTATAACTACTTCGCGACCCATCAGTACCTGCTCGACCGCTGCTATCACCTTGAAGGTCATGACACCTCGGATTTTGTGAAAGCGCGTCAGCTGGCAGTCGATACATCGGAGAGGATTGCGACCGGCATTCTGTATCAGAATGAAGAGGTGCCGAGCTTCTATGAGCAGCTGGTGCCGCGTCAGAATAAAAAGACGATGCTGGTAGATGAAGTGCAGGTGCAGGATGTGAGTGGCCTGATGCAGCAGCTTATTTAA
- a CDS encoding undecaprenyl diphosphate synthase family protein: MSASPETGLWIEHTCDGNRRAGVRKLAQQGIIVNPADLDEDQAFECNNDGGEATKRIIEAARDEMVGLISLWAWSVNNWKRPPGQQKAVFRVVEAFLQDLEANWIHLPENQDVRLVHMGRKERLTQQAPSMMDVMQRVMDITQDRKGMVVSLMMDYSGPDEEDRARELWKADTSRPFTDFLDLPQQGIAWRELDLRIRTGDGDTDLKHINSVMSGYTRDKTRDVFPDCLLEDFTPELFRTYLAELRNMKQKEGR, encoded by the coding sequence ATGTCTGCCAGCCCTGAAACCGGCCTTTGGATAGAGCACACCTGCGATGGCAATCGTCGCGCTGGTGTGAGGAAATTGGCTCAGCAGGGTATTATTGTGAACCCTGCCGATTTAGATGAAGACCAGGCTTTTGAATGTAACAATGATGGTGGTGAGGCAACGAAACGTATTATTGAAGCGGCGCGTGATGAGATGGTGGGACTGATTTCGCTCTGGGCGTGGTCTGTGAATAACTGGAAACGTCCACCTGGACAACAGAAAGCTGTTTTTCGTGTTGTCGAAGCATTCCTGCAGGATTTGGAAGCAAACTGGATACATCTACCGGAAAATCAGGATGTCCGCTTGGTGCACATGGGGCGCAAAGAAAGATTGACGCAACAGGCGCCGTCGATGATGGATGTCATGCAGCGGGTTATGGATATTACACAGGATCGCAAGGGAATGGTTGTATCACTCATGATGGATTACAGCGGACCGGATGAAGAAGATCGTGCGCGGGAACTCTGGAAAGCAGATACCAGTCGTCCTTTTACAGATTTCCTGGATCTTCCGCAGCAGGGCATTGCCTGGCGAGAACTGGATTTACGCATCCGGACCGGCGATGGCGATACCGACCTCAAACATATCAATAGTGTGATGAGCGGTTACACGAGAGATAAAACGCGCGATGTGTTCCCTGATTGTCTGCTGGAAGATTTCACTCCTGAGCTCTTTCGCACCTATCTCGCAGAACTGCGAAATATGAAGCAGAAAGAGGGACGATAA
- a CDS encoding acetate--CoA ligase family protein has protein sequence MLLTPTSIAVIGASSQEGKVGHDILKNLLTQGFNGQVYPVNVKGGEILGKQVYTSVKDIGNAVDLAVIVIPAAVVPAALKECGEKGIKSVVVISAGFSEVHTDDGKKLEEELVAIADQYSIHLVGPNCLGVVRPAIGMNASFAKDLPPAGTVALISQSGATAVALMDRAPQEGIGFSLMASIGNKAVMDECEWLELCEKDEETKVIAFYLESIKDGRTFRDIAARVAKVKPIVLLKAGVSNHGKQAAASHTGALAGSDSAIDALCAETGIHRAHTSEELFDLLAVLSTQPTLLTHKIGIVTNAGGPGILATDAAESVHLQLPALSEKTAAVLAPKLPASASIHNPIDVIGDAGADRYEAAMTACCEDPNIDGLVVILTPQVMTPCLEIAKMIVDVTRSASLMPVCACFMGGESVTEAIAYLRSQKIPVFPTPERAVAAMAALQCHPEAARRVNTSTCFECPQHDTPDHRSPVTDLPKGLLDEEKTAALFTHFDLPMPKQALAKSPEEAAIIAEQIGYPVIMKISSPQILHKTDVGGVRANLKTKDDVTKAFTEIISNVQKSHNSLPITHNQSPTINGVLVQQFLPVGDEFIVGATRDASFGPLIMAGLGGIYTELFADTSFRIAPVSTQMAYEMLTELKAWKLLLGMRGKPQRDIDALATVVERVSDMMMACPEIQELDLNPVLVSESHVIIADAKVVIG, from the coding sequence ATGCTTCTTACACCAACATCCATCGCCGTCATCGGAGCCTCCTCACAGGAAGGCAAGGTCGGCCATGACATCTTAAAAAACCTGCTCACACAGGGCTTCAACGGTCAGGTCTATCCGGTAAACGTGAAGGGTGGCGAGATTCTCGGAAAGCAGGTCTACACATCGGTCAAAGACATTGGTAATGCGGTTGATCTTGCGGTGATTGTGATTCCCGCTGCGGTCGTTCCTGCAGCTCTGAAAGAATGTGGCGAGAAAGGCATCAAATCTGTAGTCGTTATCAGTGCCGGATTTAGCGAAGTCCATACCGATGACGGAAAGAAGCTGGAGGAAGAACTCGTCGCCATTGCTGACCAGTACAGCATCCACCTCGTCGGTCCGAACTGTCTGGGTGTCGTCCGTCCGGCTATCGGCATGAACGCATCGTTTGCCAAAGATCTGCCGCCTGCGGGAACCGTCGCGCTCATCAGTCAGTCCGGTGCAACTGCTGTGGCATTGATGGACCGCGCGCCACAGGAAGGCATCGGCTTTTCGCTGATGGCGAGCATTGGAAACAAAGCGGTGATGGATGAATGTGAGTGGTTGGAATTGTGCGAGAAAGATGAAGAAACCAAGGTGATCGCCTTCTATCTGGAAAGCATCAAAGACGGCAGAACATTCCGCGATATTGCCGCACGCGTTGCCAAAGTAAAACCGATTGTGCTGCTGAAAGCAGGTGTCTCGAACCACGGCAAACAGGCTGCTGCATCCCACACAGGAGCGCTTGCCGGAAGTGACAGTGCGATTGATGCACTCTGCGCAGAAACAGGAATCCACCGCGCCCACACCAGCGAAGAGCTGTTCGACCTGCTCGCGGTTCTAAGCACACAGCCGACGCTCCTCACGCATAAAATCGGTATTGTGACCAACGCCGGTGGGCCGGGTATTCTCGCGACAGATGCAGCAGAAAGTGTGCACCTGCAACTCCCTGCACTCAGTGAAAAAACAGCAGCTGTCCTCGCGCCAAAACTCCCTGCCAGCGCATCCATCCATAACCCGATTGATGTCATTGGTGATGCAGGAGCTGATCGGTATGAAGCCGCCATGACTGCATGCTGTGAAGACCCGAACATAGATGGACTTGTGGTGATTTTAACTCCACAGGTGATGACGCCGTGTCTGGAGATTGCAAAAATGATTGTGGATGTCACGCGCTCTGCATCGCTGATGCCGGTCTGTGCATGTTTTATGGGCGGAGAATCAGTGACTGAAGCGATTGCCTATCTGCGCAGCCAGAAGATCCCCGTCTTCCCGACACCAGAGAGAGCAGTGGCGGCCATGGCCGCACTGCAGTGTCACCCTGAGGCCGCTCGAAGGGTGAACACGTCTACATGCTTCGAGTGCCCTCAGCATGACACACCCGATCACCGGTCTCCGGTGACCGATCTCCCAAAAGGTCTTCTAGATGAAGAAAAAACCGCTGCACTCTTCACCCACTTCGACCTCCCGATGCCCAAACAGGCATTGGCAAAAAGTCCTGAGGAAGCCGCAATCATCGCAGAGCAAATCGGCTATCCGGTCATCATGAAAATCAGCTCTCCACAAATCCTCCACAAAACAGACGTCGGTGGCGTCCGCGCCAACCTCAAAACAAAAGACGATGTCACAAAAGCCTTCACAGAAATCATCAGCAACGTCCAAAAATCCCATAACTCATTACCCATAACCCATAACCAATCACCCACCATCAATGGCGTCCTCGTCCAGCAATTCCTCCCGGTCGGCGATGAATTCATCGTCGGCGCCACGCGCGATGCGTCCTTTGGTCCGCTGATTATGGCCGGTCTTGGCGGTATCTATACGGAACTGTTTGCCGACACATCGTTCCGCATTGCACCGGTCAGCACGCAAATGGCGTACGAAATGCTCACGGAGCTGAAGGCCTGGAAGCTGCTCCTTGGGATGCGCGGCAAACCGCAGCGCGATATTGATGCACTCGCAACCGTCGTCGAACGCGTGTCCGACATGATGATGGCCTGCCCGGAGATTCAGGAGCTCGACCTAAACCCGGTTCTTGTCTCGGAGAGTCACGTGATTATTGCCGATGCAAAGGTCGTGATTGGATAA
- a CDS encoding UDP-N-acetylglucosamine 2-epimerase: protein MTEITYRSPTFFDDLAANPEPHVHLILIATKPDIIKQVPLYKELKNRGHLVLLGHTGQHYDENLSGGMLKEFGVEPDFNLNVRGSMHEVVSQIIGRLGFVIAELKAKNKIVIPYVHGDTTTAMAASNAGYCNGFASVHVEAGIRTLTPRFADERLAFDDVSHFDVALWREFLMDSTNWERGSQEPYPEQFNTRAAEAGTGVHLAPVELDRMFLENEGFPDDRIFVVGNSVVDATLDALKNAEQSDIFERYPALEDGDFVRFCIHRRENCMSESRFRAIYDAMKSLILDGKTVLLISLFQTEAAFDRFGLRAEVEELKTSHPNFIYSAVWPLYTDVMTAMSKAAVCATDSGSMQEEMNVLGVPCVTLRYGSDRSESAIAGGNLIAPPVDGALIRRMIDFAWNNEEMRKTPKLYGEGVSARCIDAVEDVLAHGEIFRSEEERLFQ, encoded by the coding sequence ATGACTGAGATTACCTACCGTTCACCGACTTTTTTTGATGACCTTGCAGCCAATCCTGAGCCGCACGTCCATCTTATTCTGATTGCCACCAAACCAGACATTATCAAGCAGGTTCCGCTCTACAAGGAACTCAAGAACCGCGGACATCTGGTGCTGCTTGGCCACACCGGCCAGCACTACGACGAAAACCTGAGCGGGGGAATGCTGAAAGAATTCGGGGTCGAGCCGGACTTTAACCTGAACGTTCGCGGCAGCATGCACGAAGTGGTCAGCCAGATTATCGGACGGCTGGGATTTGTGATTGCGGAGTTGAAAGCAAAAAACAAGATCGTCATTCCGTACGTCCACGGCGACACCACCACTGCGATGGCTGCGAGCAATGCAGGGTACTGCAACGGCTTTGCATCAGTGCACGTGGAGGCTGGTATCCGCACGCTTACGCCGCGCTTTGCAGATGAGCGATTGGCCTTCGACGATGTCTCTCATTTTGATGTCGCTCTCTGGCGTGAGTTTCTGATGGACAGCACTAACTGGGAACGGGGCAGTCAGGAGCCGTATCCGGAGCAGTTCAATACGCGTGCTGCTGAGGCGGGAACCGGTGTCCATCTGGCGCCTGTAGAACTGGATCGTATGTTTCTGGAAAACGAAGGATTCCCGGATGATCGCATATTTGTTGTCGGTAATTCCGTGGTTGATGCAACGCTCGATGCACTGAAAAACGCAGAGCAATCCGATATTTTTGAACGCTATCCCGCACTCGAAGACGGAGACTTTGTCCGCTTCTGCATTCACCGCCGCGAGAACTGTATGTCTGAAAGTCGCTTCCGCGCGATTTACGATGCAATGAAATCACTCATCCTCGACGGGAAAACAGTGCTGCTCATTTCGCTCTTCCAGACAGAGGCCGCCTTCGACCGCTTCGGTCTTCGTGCAGAAGTGGAAGAACTAAAAACTTCTCATCCGAACTTTATCTACTCTGCGGTCTGGCCGCTCTACACGGATGTTATGACTGCCATGAGCAAGGCTGCCGTCTGCGCGACAGACTCCGGTTCCATGCAGGAAGAAATGAACGTGCTTGGCGTCCCGTGTGTCACACTCCGCTACGGTTCCGACCGCAGTGAATCTGCCATCGCCGGAGGCAATCTGATTGCTCCGCCCGTCGACGGTGCCCTCATCCGCCGTATGATTGATTTTGCCTGGAATAACGAAGAGATGCGCAAGACTCCAAAACTCTATGGAGAGGGTGTCAGCGCCCGCTGTATTGATGCGGTCGAAGACGTGCTCGCACATGGAGAAATTTTCCGGAGCGAAGAAGAGCGTTTGTTCCAATAA
- a CDS encoding 2-oxoacid:acceptor oxidoreductase subunit alpha, whose translation MSRLSLKIVGASGQGIISIGEILAKAFKRSGYCVFGYREYMSLIKGGHGSYQIDVSDHLIQSSEEQVDVLITLNHHGFEHNLMDLKEGGTIIHDTKVWKFSKADEALLKKQKVQVVYLPIHQMLQKMQAKPILANVIFSSFIWCAVGGDIKLLKSLVGERFASKKDLLEMNMRCIDEGFAVCTESGCTLSVALPKPDKKWKDQLLLTGSQAMGLGIVHAGCRFYAGYPMTPSSPLLSYIAEIQNETGMAIKQAEDEITAAQMMSGAMHMGTRAITATSGGGFDLMTETISMDAMIENPAVIVLAQRPGPATGLPTWTAQGDLLMAVHSAHGEFARCVLSVSDAEDAFHLMPKAFNIAEEFQTPVIVLTDKHTAEGIYTQKAYDQKKAKIVRGKLVTASADLKKLKSSDRYDPTAKDGISKRWLPGANAATYCAQGDEHSPDGSVSESADNAVAQMEKRMRKAAVLKNVLPEPEFFYGDTMPEPGNAKLDLLIVSWGSNKGVMLDVLNDPSLTKKKVGYLHYTYLWPLKTEMYEELTKKAKRVLFIECSYQAQLLQLLRMQCGTQESNVLLKYDGRPFFYYELLQAVHQYLSK comes from the coding sequence ATGAGTCGTCTTTCTCTGAAAATCGTCGGCGCATCAGGCCAGGGAATCATTTCCATCGGCGAGATTCTCGCAAAGGCGTTCAAGCGTTCCGGCTACTGTGTATTTGGCTATCGCGAATACATGTCGCTTATTAAAGGCGGACACGGCAGCTATCAGATTGATGTGTCGGATCATCTTATCCAGAGTTCGGAGGAGCAGGTGGATGTGCTGATCACGCTCAACCATCACGGGTTTGAACATAACCTCATGGACCTCAAGGAAGGCGGTACCATCATCCATGACACGAAAGTCTGGAAATTTTCGAAGGCCGATGAAGCACTTCTGAAGAAGCAGAAAGTGCAGGTGGTGTATCTGCCTATTCATCAGATGCTGCAGAAAATGCAGGCCAAGCCGATTCTCGCGAACGTGATTTTCAGTTCGTTCATCTGGTGTGCGGTTGGGGGCGATATCAAGCTTCTGAAGAGTCTGGTCGGGGAGCGGTTCGCGAGCAAGAAAGATCTGCTGGAGATGAATATGCGCTGTATAGACGAAGGATTTGCAGTCTGCACAGAGTCCGGTTGCACCCTCTCCGTTGCGCTTCCGAAGCCGGATAAAAAGTGGAAAGACCAGTTGCTTCTGACAGGCAGCCAGGCGATGGGACTCGGGATTGTGCATGCGGGCTGTCGCTTCTACGCAGGCTATCCGATGACGCCGTCGTCACCGTTACTGTCCTATATTGCCGAGATTCAAAACGAAACCGGTATGGCCATCAAACAGGCGGAAGATGAAATTACAGCTGCTCAGATGATGAGCGGCGCGATGCATATGGGAACACGCGCCATCACCGCTACATCCGGTGGAGGGTTTGACCTGATGACCGAAACCATCTCGATGGATGCGATGATCGAAAATCCCGCAGTCATTGTTCTAGCGCAGCGCCCGGGTCCTGCCACAGGACTCCCGACATGGACTGCGCAGGGAGATCTCCTGATGGCTGTGCACTCTGCTCACGGAGAATTTGCCCGGTGTGTGCTGAGCGTGAGCGACGCCGAAGATGCTTTTCACCTCATGCCGAAGGCCTTCAATATTGCCGAGGAATTCCAGACGCCTGTCATTGTCCTCACCGACAAGCACACGGCCGAAGGCATTTACACCCAGAAGGCGTACGATCAGAAAAAGGCGAAGATTGTCCGCGGCAAACTTGTCACAGCATCAGCAGATCTGAAGAAGCTGAAGAGCAGTGACCGTTACGATCCGACTGCCAAAGATGGCATCAGCAAGCGGTGGTTGCCGGGTGCTAACGCTGCGACCTATTGTGCACAGGGTGACGAGCACAGTCCGGATGGAAGTGTCAGTGAATCGGCAGACAATGCGGTTGCGCAGATGGAAAAGCGTATGCGGAAAGCTGCTGTTTTGAAGAACGTATTGCCGGAGCCGGAGTTTTTCTATGGCGACACCATGCCGGAGCCGGGAAATGCAAAGCTCGATCTTCTGATTGTCAGCTGGGGCTCGAACAAAGGCGTCATGCTGGACGTACTCAACGATCCGTCACTCACCAAAAAGAAGGTCGGGTACCTGCACTACACGTATCTGTGGCCGCTCAAAACAGAGATGTACGAGGAGCTTACAAAGAAGGCAAAGAGAGTGCTCTTTATTGAGTGCAGCTATCAGGCGCAACTCCTTCAGCTTTTGCGCATGCAGTGCGGGACGCAGGAAAGTAATGTGCTTCTGAAATATGACGGCCGGCCGTTCTTCTACTACGAATTACTGCAGGCGGTTCATCAGTATCTTTCCAAATAA
- a CDS encoding glycosyltransferase — protein sequence MAFPLIDILIPTYEADPVHLRAAIESAIAQTETRWRLLVNDDHSESNVRSSVEPFMRDSRVFFLKNNRRYGIGGNWNLSLEKGEAEYVQFLFQDDVWEPTYLEKMLAALQAHPTAGFAAADHTYDCSESTANAYKYQEVRAIRNEILQNGLQSGQELLHTWIKRQLHPNLIGEPSFVMLRQSLIRQIGFFAEDLPQFLDVEYWLRALSKSDIVYVKENLGSFRVHPKGASAQNEESGAGIYDRLLCFDKLILTLPWFGKTMRIAKKARKDALVVMIRKFFERRKNKQKTPMSGNGKKMKMFALNHPLLVTGALLKALIK from the coding sequence ATGGCTTTTCCTCTCATCGACATCCTCATCCCGACCTACGAGGCGGATCCCGTGCATCTGCGGGCGGCCATCGAATCGGCAATAGCCCAGACGGAAACGCGCTGGCGATTACTTGTAAACGATGATCATTCCGAGTCCAATGTCCGGTCAAGTGTGGAGCCTTTCATGCGCGATTCGCGCGTCTTTTTTCTGAAGAACAACAGACGGTACGGTATTGGCGGAAACTGGAATCTGTCTCTGGAAAAAGGAGAGGCAGAGTACGTGCAGTTCCTGTTTCAGGACGACGTGTGGGAACCGACGTATCTGGAAAAAATGCTGGCAGCTCTTCAGGCACATCCGACAGCAGGCTTTGCAGCGGCTGACCACACCTACGACTGCAGCGAGAGTACTGCGAATGCGTACAAGTACCAGGAAGTGCGCGCTATCCGGAACGAGATTTTGCAGAACGGACTCCAGAGCGGCCAGGAGCTATTGCACACATGGATCAAGCGCCAGCTGCATCCGAACCTCATCGGCGAACCGAGTTTTGTCATGCTCCGTCAGTCACTCATCCGGCAGATCGGATTTTTTGCGGAGGACCTGCCACAGTTTCTGGACGTGGAATACTGGCTCCGGGCTCTTTCGAAATCCGATATTGTCTACGTGAAAGAAAATCTGGGCTCCTTCCGTGTGCATCCTAAAGGTGCCAGTGCGCAGAACGAGGAATCCGGTGCCGGCATTTATGACCGCCTTCTCTGTTTCGACAAATTGATTCTGACGCTCCCGTGGTTCGGAAAAACAATGAGAATTGCAAAAAAAGCGCGCAAGGATGCCCTTGTTGTCATGATCCGGAAGTTCTTCGAACGCCGCAAGAACAAGCAGAAAACCCCGATGAGCGGCAACGGGAAAAAGATGAAGATGTTCGCACTGAATCATCCGCTTCTGGTCACAGGAGCACTGCTGAAAGCGCTGATTAAATAA
- a CDS encoding flavodoxin family protein, which produces MSSLHIIYASTSGHTEYVVDRLIASLTGVTAEKQRAELAQPGDLLRGDVLVLATSTWNTGGPEGQLNPHMFALLMDRAAQIDLAGKRVAVIGLGDDRYHFTCAAADHMEEFVTSHGGTLVKPTLRIINEPYGQEKTVEKWAATLQKA; this is translated from the coding sequence ATGTCCTCTCTGCACATTATCTACGCTTCCACGAGTGGTCACACGGAATATGTCGTTGACCGGCTTATTGCGTCGCTTACAGGTGTGACAGCGGAAAAGCAGCGTGCGGAACTCGCGCAGCCCGGGGATCTTTTGCGGGGCGATGTGCTGGTTCTGGCAACCAGCACGTGGAATACAGGCGGACCGGAAGGCCAGCTTAATCCGCATATGTTTGCACTGCTGATGGATCGCGCAGCGCAGATCGATCTGGCGGGGAAGCGCGTTGCGGTCATTGGACTTGGGGATGACCGGTATCATTTCACCTGTGCCGCAGCGGATCACATGGAGGAGTTTGTGACATCCCATGGTGGGACACTCGTCAAACCGACACTCAGAATCATCAACGAGCCTTACGGTCAGGAGAAGACGGTGGAGAAGTGGGCTGCTACCCTGCAGAAAGCATGA